A segment of the Nostoc sp. TCL26-01 genome:
TGTTGCGTATGTTTCTAGTATACTTTTCGACTTTTTAAACAACCTCTAAAACCAATTTTGTTTATTCACTAAGTAGGTATCTACAAATTCTTCTGGAGTCTTGTTTAAGTAGATCATGCCTTCAATTAATCCTATAAGCTGCATAATCAACAAAGTAATTCCGTAAGAAAAAGAACCACCAACTACAGATATAACCAACATAATAAAACCTTCAGTGGTATAACCTAAAATAAATTTATGAATTCCAAACCCACCAAAAACAATTCCGCAATAACCAGCTAATAGTTGCTTGGCTGGTTGACTAGTATTGAGGTTTGCCATTTGTTTATTTCTCCTTAATAATTGAGTATAAAATTAATGTCTTTTTTAGCAATAAAACCAATGAAAAATTCAAAAATAACTTATTTCATCACAATAGGTAAACATAAGTTACCATAATCCCCGGAGATATGGCCGGAAATTATTGTATTAAATAATAGCTATATATTATTGTGATTACATAGATGAGAACACCATTATTGCAAATTATTAAAATAAATTACTCTTTCAAGAGAATTAATTCTCAATTATTGCTGAAAATGGCTGTATCATATCACTTTCTACAATTACATCAGTGTTATCTCCGGAATTTTTTAGAGATGTTTACACAGTGATTTAGTAGAGACTTACGCAAGTGTTGTATATTTTCGCATTCTTTAGCCAATAGTCAATAGTCTAAGACAGCTTGTTCTCTCCCTGCGTGTAGTGTATTTGAGATAGATACTACTATTAACAAGTCGAGCTAGCTGCTAGAACTATCTCCAGAAATTAATTCTGCGTTGCCCGAAATCCCTGTAGAGACGTTGCACTGCAACGTCTCTACATTCATTTTCACCAGATGTGTAATGAGTGGCTCTTCTGAACCCCCCACTCATTGATTTTGACTCCTGTATTCTGACTTCTGAATTCTTCTTCAATCAGTTTTTTGTCGGTAATCCCAGATGTTAAGCTACTTTGGGATTGTTAAATGACTAATTAATCACTGTAACTCAATAATACACAAAACTTATCCGAAGTTTTTGTAATCTATTTAACAATCTGACTTACTAATTACCACTACCCAAAAGAAATAAACTGAGTAGAGTGCCACTATTCCAAAGG
Coding sequences within it:
- a CDS encoding TM2 domain-containing protein codes for the protein MANLNTSQPAKQLLAGYCGIVFGGFGIHKFILGYTTEGFIMLVISVVGGSFSYGITLLIMQLIGLIEGMIYLNKTPEEFVDTYLVNKQNWF